The DNA region TATATAAGATCACACCACCCATACTGGCTCTCCCACGCAGCACCATTGAATTGTGCCTAGATCTAGCTTCATACACACCACGCATAAAGCTATCTTGCTACCCAACCAGCACTACTCCAGTTGGTCAACGAGCACACTCAGGTGGGAGTAGGATGGTGAACTTGGTGGAGGCGCAGAAGCCGCTGCTGCACTTCCTGATCAAGTGGGCCGGGCTCCGGCAGCACACGGTCGATGTCGACGGCGCCGGCACCGTGCTCACCTTCTGGGTACCCAAGGACAAGGTCCCCAGCAACAACTCTACCGTCGCGCCGGAAGAGAAGCAGAGCGAGGCGTCCAAAGTCAAGGAAGGCCGGCGGCCATCTGTGGTGCTCGTGCACGGCTTCGCGGCCGAAGGCATTGTCACCTGGCAGTTCCAGGTCTGCCCTTTTGCCCCTTTGTACTTGCACTGGTACTTTGTTAATACTACGTACATACTGTACATTCCGTCGTTATGGCtgattaatccattcatgcggggTCTAGGTTGGTGCGCTGGCGAAGCACTACGACGTGTACATCCCGGACCTGCTGTTCTTCGGAGGCTCCACGACGCCGTCCGCCGACCGGTCGCCGGCGTTCCAGGCGGAGTGCCTGGCCGCCGCGCTGGGGAAGCTGGGCGTGGACGAGTGCACGGTGGTGGGGTTCAGCTACGGCGGGATGGTGGCCTTCAAGATGGCTGAGTCGCGCCCGGACCTCGTCCGCTCGCTCGTCGTGTCAGGCTCCGTCGTCGCCATGACCGACTCCATCAGCGACACCACGCTCGAGCGGATCGGCGTCAGGTCATCGGCGGAGCTGCTGCTGCCGGAGTCCGTCAAGGGGCTGAAGGCGCTGCTCTCCATCGCCGCCCACCGGAGGCTCTGGTTCCCGGAACGCCTTCACAGGGACTTCCTCGAGGTGATGTTCGCCAACCGCAAGCAAAGAGAGGAGCTGCTGGAAGGTCTGGTGGTCAGCAACAAAGACGCCACCGTCCCCGTCTTGCCGCAGAAAATA from Hordeum vulgare subsp. vulgare unplaced genomic scaffold, MorexV3_pseudomolecules_assembly, whole genome shotgun sequence includes:
- the LOC123419350 gene encoding epoxide hydrolase 3-like; this translates as MVNLVEAQKPLLHFLIKWAGLRQHTVDVDGAGTVLTFWVPKDKVPSNNSTVAPEEKQSEASKVKEGRRPSVVLVHGFAAEGIVTWQFQVGALAKHYDVYIPDLLFFGGSTTPSADRSPAFQAECLAAALGKLGVDECTVVGFSYGGMVAFKMAESRPDLVRSLVVSGSVVAMTDSISDTTLERIGVRSSAELLLPESVKGLKALLSIAAHRRLWFPERLHRDFLEVMFANRKQREELLEGLVVSNKDATVPVLPQKILLLWGHNDNIFNLELAKAMKE